Within Topomyia yanbarensis strain Yona2022 chromosome 2, ASM3024719v1, whole genome shotgun sequence, the genomic segment gaaacataagtATCTAGCAGATGTTATtgcagtctacaaacaagaagaatcAGCATGAAACAGTTTTCAAAagtctatagattattttcttgcataataagtcaatgaagtcaaagatTGAGATCTTCTAAAATGGGATCaatgctcgaaaaaaatttcagcgTTCACGATCACCTAATTTAGTAATACTTGtgtttgaaggtttgacaacttctaGAAGCATACTCTGATAtaataattttagtgattaattctcatagaggtaattatggaaaattaactcttcaaaaataggAAGAGACGTGGTGcgttcagtaaagttgttggtaatgtcattttaaacaattttgttcaaaataTGAAGGCGGCATATCCAGATATAAATGAACAtgttatatttctccttagtgaagaaaaatttggtaaaactattttttctgaaCTACggagaaaattatttaaaacaatcattgcgagttgagaacagaaaatctataactaaattagttatggaatttgcgtttcgacttcatctcatcagaatctgacactaagactagtttacaagaaacatgaagcttcaagaagaagtattttttagactaattttgggtcgctgaacacgaaaacgatcttcatttttttgtttaaagaagtgattttgtgattttctcaaaaactcgtctttgagcactttttgtagtttttagtcaatatttcgtgtcaaaatcattcaataaatTTAGTCGATATGCAAGTTGAATTAtgccgagatgccctttccaaaaacatataatatgtgtcgatcatatgtaaaaattttagtgctgcaagcgaccaaagtttaaaaaagtgcatttttgatcatttttaaaagtaactcatttttaaatgattttttttgccgaaaagcaatttttttggaccttttagaatctaagatgacagataatatgtttacgttaattttaagcctaatatcactagtaccggatggaaaatgttgatgctatggcacattgagcgaaatggaaattttatgattttagtggACCCTGCCCTGGagcggcggtttagagggtgtagcactggtctcataagcctgtagtcaaatattcgagtccctatcgggaaggagtctcaatgggatcgtagcactacccacgtaatattctgtgaactgagaatctgctgtgaagcctggtgaagcagaaggcgaaaattcctttaattcgtaaaatatgtactcaccacagacaaaacaaaacttttccaacgatatttccacattttaaaaagagcacttagttgtacaatgaaatatccaaaaccattccAATGCCacaggatggatggatgcaaactcgagaagacagtacccaacacaaacaataactatcaagtatagaagattatttcagccgaaagtatgattgtgcgaaaaataaaaagttacaattttcactcagtgtttcataccatctacatttttcatccgacttttgtgaccattagattaaaatttatgcaaaaagattatttatctcattagattctaaaagaattttcttctgtccttgattttttataaaaaaattactagaaatatgcattttttaaaaaaggtcgaacattagacttttttttactctggtcgattgtaatcataataaatgtacatttctcgacaaacataagattacggcttaaaagtcaactgtcaaaattctcttcgaaaggaaattccggacaaaccgttactggctaaacgcagttcatagcagttaatgcaagagaaaacctttttcttttgtttactataaacatctgtaattggcgggtaacagtttgACTGAAAGTTCCTTTCaaagaaaattttgacagtttgattttaagccgtaatcatatgtttgtcgagatttgatctacgcatattatacattttcggaaagggcacatcaatacctttcgaactgtttcgatcgaatcctatttgaacaagatattgacaattaactaaaatagtgcccaaaatcttgaaaatgcttctttggaagaaaaaaaatggacttggttttcgtattcagcgatacAAAATaaactgaggaaacacctttcttgttagcttatcgcgattaccttaaaattgttaaaatctgtcacattagattctgaaaatatgaaaaattattttgctgtaataaaaaatagagcaaaaacaaaaaagcggaagcaaaagaaaaacgtgtttttatactcgaacttctttgaaagagaaatagagtactattttcgtattcagctaCCCAAAATTAaactagaaaacactttttcccgtaacttcatttttcttgttaactagtgtaatcttatttgaccaaaagagatatgtgaaaaacagagtAATTTTCACTCCGtgcttaataacatcaccagtttttgtcaGATTTTCGTGATCCTAGGCTTAAGATTTTTTTACTGATTTAACTTTTTAtataaaatcaactaaaaattagtaattttaccatacactacttttttgactttggttgctcttaactctaaattgttgatatttgatcctaacatgttatacatttttggaatgggcacatcaatacctttcaaatggatttgttcctgagatattgatcaaaaactgcaaaaagtgctcaaaaacacctttttcgaaaCATCACAAAAAcgattctttgaaaaagaaaatggatatgattatcatgctcagcgacccaaaattgacttagaaaacaccttttttcttcacttcatgcaattaacccaaaatttgtaagcTAGTGTAATTTAGttacaggactaagctagccccaaattgatgctagctccaaaaaacggaaacACTCTTGTGTGTCTGGGCAAACCCCTTGTCCGATTAATATTTCGGAATTTTTTTAACGCTagttttttcaaatatatattttttgtaagcttcggAGACTCATACCATgaatgcaatgtgaatttattgtttattaaccgcagaagagatttatcaaatacagtaatattAGAATAAATTGCTGTAATGGTTTTCTACTagtatatttcgatactctgaatagtCGACAAGACAAGTCAGAAATTcgtcgaaaattttcaacttgttaagaaattttaaattagtttcaattttaaagttgtTTCaatctcaaaattatttctaacTAAATTTACGTAATGTGttcatttgaaattagaaatttcagacccactaggaaattTTATTCCGGGTCCGTcccacttgaaacaaaaatataatatttaattagcttaatctgCATTATCACAATATTGTCTTTTGGATAACTTATTTTATTATGCGGATGTGTGCGTGAAGGGATAAAAACAGCGCCCTCTCCCGTCATGTGCAATGACCGTGAAGGTAACTTGCTGACAGATAAAACTATGGTAGCAGCCAGGTGGAGAGAGCACTTCGAGACATTGTTGAATGGAGAGAATGTTAGCGCGTGAACGAACAGAATAAGGATAAGTGACGATGGACAAGCTGTGGAGCCTCCGACGCTAGAAGAGGTGAAAAAGGCCATTAAAGAGCTGAAAAACTGAACTTTTCAAACACGGTAGTGAGCAGCTGAACGAAATACTTCACCGTACTCTTTTGAAGGTATGGGAAGAAGAAGAACTACCTGCTGACTGGCTAGAGGGCCTCATTTGTCCCTTATATAAAAAGGGACACAGACTGGAGTGTGCCAATTATCGAGGAACATCTCTCCTCAATTCGGCGTACAAAATTATGTCACTATGCTGTTCAACGGATTGAGGTCGTTGGAGGAGTCTttcgtcggcgaataccaaGGTGGTTTTTGTGAAGGCCGATCAACAAGGGATCAAATGTTTACCCTGCGACAGATCCTagataaattccgggaatacaacttgcagacacaccatctgtttattgatttcaaagtggtgtacgattcagtgaaaacagtgttatggcagataatggtagaacatggttttccgacGAAACTGATTAGGCTGATTCGTGCAACGCAGGATGGATCGATATCAAGTGTTAGGGTTGCGGATGAGATTTCGACGTGCTTCGTAACCTTGGATGGAGACAGCAAAAATTGGTCTCACAATCAACACcagcaagacgaagtacatgatagCTGGAGTAATACGTGGGTCCAATAGTGATGGTGGTGGTGAACTGGTGTTAGGTGGTGATAAATTTGAAGCAGTGGAAGAATTTGTGTaccttggaactctagtgacgtgCGATAATGATGTTACCCGCGAGGTGAAAAGTCGTTTTGCAGCTGCAAATAGGGCTTTTTACGGACTTCGTAGCCAGCTGAAGTCCCGTAGTTTGCAGAGGAAGACAAAATTCGCGTTGTACATGACATTGATAGTTCCGGTTGCCTTGTACGGCCATGAAACGTGGACGTTAAAGGAAGTTGATCGTAGAGCgttcggtgtcttcgaacgtaagGTGCAGCGAACAATACTAGgcggtaaagaagaaaataGCATCCGGCGGCGTCGCATGAATCACGAGTTATACCAAGTATATAAAGGAGTGGATattgtcaagctaataaaaaacgGTAGGCTGGTCATGTGGCACGAATTCCGGAAGAACGACAGACGAAGATAATATTCAGTAGAGAACCGGGAAGAAGCCGACGACTCCATGGCAGGCCACGTACACGATGactgtttgcagtgaaagaggACCTAAAAGCACTCAATGTCCAGTGGAGAAGAATTCTTCACTCGGCGTAGATTCAACAAAGCGAATTGTTGCCCATCAAGTAAGTAAGCGTGAAGGAAATGAATAACCCACAACCGAACCCCCTACCTAGCTTGGTATGCTTATTGGGTGAAGGTGATTGTGATGAGAGAGGAATGGATCTTAAGAGGGTGAATGAAGTGGTCGTTTGAGGGGGATCTGTTGTGGGGCTTGATGGGGAAAACGTGCAATGAGGGAGCAGGGAGGGTCAACCCCTCACCACATACCATTAGCTACGCTCCTTTAAAATACAGAAAGCCTATCCATCTAGCTTATGTTAAGAGTGACTGCCTAACCTTTCTATGTGAGAAAGATGAGTCCAaaaaagacaattttcataaatatctATGCTATAAAGATGCAATAAAGATATAATGTAAACATTAATCACGTAAATACCCTTTCCCTGTATACTAGGCGTAATATTTCGATTGTTGTAatgatttataaaaaaataattccaaccagtataacaaaaatatttttaaaaaatcttactGCCTTTCTGTTAAAATTTTGGAACGGAATGTCTATATGTAAAGTTGTGTCATACCTCGATTTAAAGATATAAaggcatttttcttttttaaaattttcttctaaaaATGGTAAATAAGAAATTAAAGTATTGGCTTAGCGTTTCAGTTcgttcaaacacaaatattacGGAAGAATTCAAAATATACTCAAATCATTATTCACGAGATGAACAACTAACCATACTTTCGAAAAGGTAGAATAATCTCTTTATTCAAAAGAATTGCTTGTTCAGATTCGTTTCAATGTAAACATTTTCGTATCATCAACTAGTGCGAGTTGCAATAGTAAAAATACACGTCCCTACAGACGAATACAATGCCTTCATTCTCCAGTGATATTATTTTGCACCGATATAAGAGACTCACCCAGGTTGTGTTTTATCAGTTTGGTTCAATCAGTAGACACCTTTCTTCCAAAACATGATGAATCGTTCAACAGTGCTCGCCTTCGTCCTACTATCCTTCGCCTATGGGATCCAATGTGCAACGCTTACTCAATCGATTTCGGCAGCTATCAACACCTCCATGACGAAGATCAACGCAACACTCGTAACCATGAGCACTACATTCGCGAACGGCGAAAAATCAGCCCTAGCTAGTTTAATCACATTGGTAACGACCGTCAACCAGACACTCGTACCTTTGTTGACCAAGTATAACTCTTATGGGGTCGACACATCCAAAGTAGCTACCATCATCACTGGATTATCCGAACAACTAGCAAATGCTAAAGAAATTTTAGGAACTTTCGATGCTAAAAATGTTGATAAGGCTTTTGCATACGCTGTTGGATTAGTTCAAAATAtaaacgcaacgttgaacactGCAGCCAATCAAATGACCGCAAGCGCTGTGTACGGTGGCAAGTACAATGCCACTTGTCTGAACAAATATGGAGCGATGCTGTACGCATCGCCTGTTTCGGCAGACAGAATTAATACTTGCATTCAGAATGAAGTTACCCCAATCACGAATTTGGCGACGAACATAACAACGCTGTTCAGTATTGCGCAACCGGTCGCAATTCAGATGTTCAACATGATCAACGTTTGCTCTACGTCGCCCAACTCTGCTTGCATCCAGGAGGTATGTAGCTGTTAGTTGAATGAATAGGTATTCCATTACTAACTCCAtcaattatttgtttttcttcagtttttccaaaaaataggcttatttaGTTGGGTAGCAAACTTCCCCCTCAGTTTCATCGGCTACGTCAATCCATTATCGCAAAGCATCACATACAGATTGAATCGATGTGCCTCACTGACGACTGTCGATATCGGTGTGCTAGTGGAAACCTATACGAATAACTTTAGCAAATGTCTCTCAACGGGATCGTAAGTTTCTAATGTTAATAAACTGGTAGCTATACCGAGCATGTTACTGTAATTTACatgttttgtaatttattttattgggaTTTAATATAAAGTGCTCAAGGAAGCAACAGAGAATGATTTCTATAGGTTCCATATACAGTATATAAACTGTCAGCTACATGAGCATTCTTGTGGTAATTTTGACTTGGAGGCATCAAatgttattgaaaaaaatgtaacctTCGAAAGACCTTAGATTGCACAGGAAAAAACAACGAATTATTGAATACTTGTGTTGATCCTTACTTCCATCAGGTGTGTCTGCTACAATTTTGAGCCAAACCGGACCACTTTGACGTTATTAGGagaggctattaaattttatcgagATAATATCTGAGTCAGTTATGTATGTGGTAACAGCGTGTGGTGGTGAAGTCGACtcccacaaattttaattttgccagatcgatctgtTTCATGCAAAAAGTTCGATATTGTCAAATATCGATCCTTTAAGATTGGAtgaaaaaatatgccaaaatttTGTTcggtaaatgaaaataaaatcgtGCAACCATAACGAAATATTCGTGTTATATACACATTTGGTAAAATAacgaaacatttcatttcaatcacaAAAATTGGTTAGTTTTCTACGATGaatttcgtgcaatgtacactaaatatttaaaatcacgaaaattttcgtttcaatcatgaaaaaaaatttcgtgtatTTGTAAATATGTAAGATAGGATATCGGTCTTCTGTGAAATATGTGCCGATTAAGCTGCGCATCGGCGATGACAGCTAACAAAAAGGCTGAAAGCACCAATTaaatcattttattttaaatatgttgGATTTGAATgcttcgtgttccactcgtcagtaactgacaccaacttgctatcggttagacgatatatccaaactaacaccaaattggcgtcagtgtgtaaatccaaacagttcacacaacatgtgtgaatttttatattctcagtcgcatcgcttgtttgaggcgaatcctgactaacaacccacccactacccaatccgttgtacttatgggagtgtcactgagtcggggccttccgttaaatAAGTACCACATCAATACTCCAAgtaacggtaaagatggtcgtggcccgcaatggtggttttgtttgcattttgacctgcgaaaattgcgatcaaacgcgttgGGGTAAAAAGTAAGTGTAACGTTGTGGGGTTAAGAATCCAATGTATGGAGAAGAGgatacaaaaatgaaaaatgtattgtgccttgcaggatatgcgattatatgaaagctaAATTCagataggcgcgtgacagccACCTATATAAATTCATAGGAAGAAGACCCCTACATTTGTAATAGAGACTGCTTATCACTCCTATAGTTTGCTTATGTTCGACTGTCTTATTGTCTGGTGGCTCCAGTGAAATCGGCCGGTggagcaactgcggctatatttgatgcgcctttcagacgcgcgcaatgtgagattttattataagtgTGACAATAACACTTCATATAAGAAAAGGACAATGCACACTGGGCCAGTAAAAGAAAGTAGGAAAACGAAACCTCTAGCGGTTTGGGTAGCTAATTTTCTGAAACGCTGACTTCAGCACAGTATATTGGTTTTACCTGCGTCTTTTTTGTGAACGTAAATTAGTTTGAATTCTCTTATTTTGGGTTTTAGAGGCTGGAGCCTTAGGTACAGTTTTAGAACGTTTAAAACTATGACAAATTGTCGAAGACACTTAAGCTCTATATCTATTAGTAATAAAGTTATAgcgatttttattaaatttcactGAAATTCACGTTTTTTGCTATTCTTCATAggataaagtgcctattttcaccatactaaggagcgTGCCTAACTAATTCATCAATTACTCGGCCTGCactcaatggaatgcgtacaaattggcatcaacagttTTGCTTCATTGTTATGAACGAAGATAacaacacaaatgcgctgaaaacagtgaaattctcgtgtttgagcgcaacgataactcgaatcgagtgcctctattgttgcgctatcctttgactcaatgcgttgaacaaagatggcaggcgctgctctaaccagcggcttcaaatgggtagggtaataatagaaacatggcgaaaaaaGGTTCATCACcctacaattttgaagacccttacacaataaaatcattatacaatacatatgtcaggccaattttggaatattgcagcatagtatggaacccatacactgtcctgtacgaagaacgcattgaatcagtccaaaaacaatttattttgtacgcgcttcgtaaactaaactggacgacatttccccttccatcgtataaagcacgttgcatgctcattaatatacaaacactcaaagaacgccgcgaatttgccatgctttactttatcaacgacattatttctcaacgtgtacaatccgcatcattactttcgcaaataaaattttatgtacctagccgacaactaacaactcgtaatttattccaagaacaatcttttaggacaaactatgctaaaaatagccccatcaatagaatgatgcgtcattataatgaaaattgtgtaataattgacctttccatgtctagaaaacaaatcaaatctgaactaaaccgtagaaataatgtatagtatataagtaaatattgtaaaaccattctatgtagtctacatatgcttgacgaaaattaaaaaaaaaaaatatatatatatatgttaaATTTATCACTTCCAACATTATGCGTCTATCAGAACTGATAATTCGCGTATATGATAGAAGGCTTTCCGAATTGTCGACACGTTTTaagtaaaatttgcaaaaatattgtaaaagGGCCCTTATTATttgctcgaatcaaaactcgtcgaaatgttaattgacgataggttcatccggagtgttcatttgtgtttacatttttcttgtgttgccaattttattttgtttccagcacctaatgtggctacgccacatcgcttttgcgcgtgctgttcgacgtcgctaccgctcagtctgAGTAACTGGctaacgagtggatcacaggttcgcttgcttccgacgacGGGTCGGTGatcacctcgcccggcggatcctcagcggctatgcgccgcttcggttcctaggcctcggttatgcggctaagccgcatcgaaatgatATCCCTTGAACAGAGGTTCTTGAAGGGTATCGGATGGTTACCCAGTAAAGTTTAACCGGAGATGAGCTAGAATTCTGATTGGCTCTAATTAGTTTTCCGACAACAGTGATGCAACCGATGTTAACTAAAGTCGGttttgtcactggagccggaatacgaattagaaccagccagcattccggcttaGCTGAACTGGGAAGTTTCTTAAAATTTAATGTGGGAAAAAaattctggcaacgctccagcaccccgttaaagggcccatattattggctcgaatcaaacctcgtcgaaatgtcaattgacgataggttcatccggagtgttcatttgtgtttacattttgctagcgttgccaattttattttgtgtccaccacccaatgtggctacgccacatcgcttttgcacgtgctgtccgactttactaccgctcagtcggacttaaactagagatagcccctatgtttcagtcagccgggcaaacgagtggatcacaggtttgtttGCTTCCGCCGGCGGGTCAgcggccacctcgcccggcggatcctaagcggctttgcgccgcttcggttcctaggcctcggttatggtcttgtcaaattttggtcttgtcaaactgcaaatgacgtgaaaacccaagatggtaccagataaggtataggcaacgtaaagcgagagttttggttttacgattggcaagatcgacattgcgtaaatactgattcacttcccaaaaaagaggttaataaaaatgaaattaactaaaacaatgttttgaatatagaaactagtgctttcagcctctcaaagcgtttgccaccaaaaatattattgtacacacatgcatacaccttctgcagattatcttgaatctgttttgcgtttGTCAAATCTGCTTATTCTTATCCGGACACGCTCTTTTTCCCTTTGGTGCAGACCCTCGGCAGTAACATTACGtgcggtgcaaaaagtcagaatcaaccaatcaggagctggaccattctgacgtaaaatcagagatgccaggtacttttttcaaatgtctgcgataataattttaaaagtctgggaagaacaaaaaatgtcaggaaagctagtgtaaccaaaagcctttatactcaaaaatctgcaaatatctgcaaccaaactaaaaaatctgcaaatatctgcgtcatcgaaaaaatctgcagcttaaattaaaagtctgcgaatttgcagacttgtctgcaaatctggcatctctgcgtaaaattggaacaaaaacggccCCCCTATTGTTACGTCTTGTCTTagctttcgacaagttttgattcaagcCCACAACATCCAGCCATTGTAAAATATCCTGATTAGAAAAATCTAGAAAAATCtgttttctcaaaaattcaCTGACCTTCCTTAGTGTATCATGTTATACCAAATGTGAAAGAATGCCGGATACATATTTTGATGTATTTGAAATATAGGATAATGTGcatattatggcagtagagcctattgtgactcTATTTCGCACCTCTTGTTTTCGAACTAAGCATACGGGATAATGGCAatatttatttggttgaaaCAGGTGTGCAAAATAAGCTCATGTTACATTCATTATTTGTTGCGAACATATTTATTTGGAACTATCTTCTAAATCCAACATTCAGTTAACATAAAATTACCTTGAAATATCTGCTAATTCGCCTCATTCACATAGTGAACCGAAATGGCGCTTAGCAAAACTACATGCTATGAACCGGCCATTACCGTCTCATATCTCGTTGTTTCGCTAAAACTAtattaaacattgcactgatgcATATCTTTATTTTAACTGGGAATTCATTTATGATTAATTCACTTTAAAAGTACTTAAGtactagtgttataataggttATTCAGATATACAGTGGCACGCATTATCGACATGTTTTTCCGATACACTACTACAATCAAAACAAATCTTTTACATTCAGTATTCAGGAAAGAATCAACAGTGCGGCCAAACTGAAAGATACACTTGAAAATATAAtagtaatgcaatttcaggtataaataATCGATCATATAAAGTTATTGAACTGATTGCTGATTGGCTCGGAACAATACAATGCTTGATGTGAAACTAGTCATCCGCAGTTGTTAGCCTTCGCATGATTATTTTCTGCGAGTGCAATACTAAGCGTTCTTCTTCTAACAGCGTgatgtttacatttgttttgATTCCCTTCCTTTTTACAAATCATGCgatggcgtccatgatctggatacttAGCTAGAATCGACGCAATTGGAATATAAGGTATTGTGTTTCAatcagattgtttttcgatgaggtgaaaTTTCGTACGCCCCGGAGGCGATAATTGAGTTGAGGTGATAATATATGCGCAgaataaaacatttaatttCATTTATGCTGTTTTAATGCTGTAAATTGAAGCATTTCTGCCAAATAAGTATTATATAGATGCCTAAGAAACAGTATACTGACACTTTATTCCGAGAAAGGTTTTAGATAATGTGCTTCATTGAAAACTTGTTCAAAACGCACGGTTTCACTTCACTAGATGGATTTAGACAAGAATAACAGTAATTGGAGAGGACAGCGTACGCCTATTCTCTATAATTCACGTTGAATTATTCGAACCATACGTGGAAGAAACAGGGAAGTTATTAATTCGATTTTATGACTTTTACACTCATTGTCATTCTTGACCGATAACCGATAAGCTATGATCCCGCGACGAAACCAATAAATTAGCGTTCGCCAGTATCTGTACAAAACCTTTTGAAATAAGGTTGAAGAGTTACGCTAACTGCATTTTATCACGCGATCTGGTTTTCAAAGAGGCCACATTGAACGTCCTAAAAGATGCCAACATATTCTCTGAAAAATATAAAGTCGACCtaagccccttggccccaagcAAACCCACCGTCGTACTCTGGCCGCGTCTTGGGAAACTCATTGTTATTGAACTAGCAGCGAACCGAAACAAGGCTTTGCCGGGCGAAAAAGTTAACTAAAATATCATTTATTTAACATACTAAGGTAAACTACCTTAAAAATTGAAGCATCATAAAAACATAATCTACTTTGAATACAGATATCTCGAATATATCAAGTTAGGTGTATTTGACATACTTTCACAGTAATGACTCTTTGCGAAATCTGTTCTTTTTGTTCCTGATATTCATTAAGTCATACATGTTTTGATGTTAAACAGCTTCCTCAGAATCCTGCTAAGGATGCTATCAGAATTCGGATCAGGCTTCCATGAGTTAGAAAACGTCAACATTCTGAGCAGAGTTCCATCACAGTGTTGAAAGGGATAGTCTCGTGATCAAATGTGCGTAAAAATACTGAATAGAAACCCAGCAGCACTGTGAATCGAATTTTTATTAGAATATTTGACCAGATTTCATTAGACATATGAGCATTCTTCCATCGAGCAAATCATA encodes:
- the LOC131678290 gene encoding uncharacterized protein LOC131678290, coding for MMNRSTVLAFVLLSFAYGIQCATLTQSISAAINTSMTKINATLVTMSTTFANGEKSALASLITLVTTVNQTLVPLLTKYNSYGVDTSKVATIITGLSEQLANAKEILGTFDAKNVDKAFAYAVGLVQNINATLNTAANQMTASAVYGGKYNATCLNKYGAMLYASPVSADRINTCIQNEVTPITNLATNITTLFSIAQPVAIQMFNMINVCSTSPNSACIQEFFQKIGLFSWVANFPLSFIGYVNPLSQSITYRLNRCASLTTVDIGVLVETYTNNFSKCLSTGS